GGAACAGCGGGGCGGCCGGTCCGTCGAGCCGGTCGGAGAGCGTCGCGACCTCCGCCAGCGTGCAGGTGGCCGCCAGGCTGAGGCCGCCGTCGGGGCGGACGGTGACCGCCGGCCAGCCCAGCGTGGTGATGTCCACCAGGCCGGTCAGGTGGTCCTGCGGCTCGCCGAACAACCAGGACCCGCCGGCGAGCACCGCCGTGCGGTGGTCCAGGGCGGCCAGGTCCGCGCGCGTCCGGGCGGCTCGCACGGCGGTCACGGTGTTGAGGTCCACGCTCTACTCTCACCCGGCGGACCGCCGTTTTCACGCCGTGCGCGTTGCGGCTGCGTTACACCTTCCGCCGGCTCAGCGCACCGCCCGGCCGAAGGCGTCGGCGTCGGCCGGCGTGCCGCGCACCCCCGGCGTGCCCTGGTGCAGGGTGCGGCTGCCGAACGGGTTGGGCCCGAACTCGAAGGTCGACAGCTGCTGCACCAACCCGTCGCGGTCGGCGCCGACGCTCTCCCCGGGCACCCCGACGACCAGGCTGTCCAGGTCGGGGGTCTGCACCGGGGCGGCGGCCACCGACCAGCCGAAGGCGTCGCCCGGCTCGGGGACCCCGCGCAGGCCGTCGACGTCCTGGTGGAACCGGGTCCCCCCGCTCTCGGCCGTGGTGAGGCCGGCGGGGCTGCCGTCGAGCACCGTCACCGAGCCGGCCCGGCCGACCGAGCCGACCGCGTCCCGGGGGGCGCCGACGGCCAGGTCGAGGAGGGGACCACCGTCGAGGTGGCCCATCGCCAGCGCGGAGCCGAACGCGTCGTCCGGGCCGGCCACGCCCTGCACCCCCGGTGAGTCCTGGGTCCAGCCCTGGCTGCCGGTGGTGGTGATCCCGGTGGCCGAGCCGCGGAGGAACGTGACCGACCCGGCCCCGGACCGGCGGTCCGGGCCGACGCCGTTCTCCCCCGGTGCGCCGACGGCCAGGTCGTCGTGGCCGTCCCCGGTCACGTCGCCCGCCGCCAGGGCGCCGCCGAAGCGGTCGCCCTCCTCGGCCGCGCCGGGCACCCGGGGGCTCGCCTGGCCGAGGGCCAGCGCCGGTCCCGCACCCACCCCGACGCCGGACCGCCCGGGCAGCACGGCGACGACGCCGGCGCCCGCGTTCTCACCGTCGACGCCGACCGCCAGGTCGTCGACGTCGTCGCCGTCGAAGTCGCCGACGGCCAGCGCCGTGCCGAAGCCGTCGCCGTCCTCCGGCGTGCCGGGCACCCCAGCGGTGGCCTGGCTGACCGCCGACGTCCGGCCGGCGCCCCCGAGCCCGGCGGCCCCGCCGCGCAGCACCACCACCGACCCGCCGGAGGAACCGCCGACCCGGTCGAAGGGTGCCCCGACGGCGAGGTCGGCCACCCCGTCGCCGTCCAGGTCCCCGGCGGCCAGCGTCTCGCCGAAGCGGCCCTTCGGTCCGCCGGCCCCGGCGCCGAGCAGGTCGTCGTGCGTCCAGCTGGCGGCCCGCGCAGTGCTCAGGCCCGTGGGGGAGCCGTAGAGGACGGTCACCGCGCCGCGGGAGGTGTTCTCCCCGGGCGCCCCGACGGCGAGGTCGGCGCACTGGTCGCCGTCGAAGTCGGCCAGCACGGCGCTGCTGCCGAAGTGGTCCCCGGCCTCGCCCGTGCCGGGCACCCCCGGGGTGTCCTGGCTGACGTACTCGTCGTCCCGCGCCGTCCCGGCCGGGGTGGCCCGGAGGCCGGCTGTGGAGCCGTAGAAGACGTGC
The window above is part of the Friedmanniella luteola genome. Proteins encoded here:
- a CDS encoding FG-GAP-like repeat-containing protein — encoded protein: MDDDVRRPAHDRRLTGALARSLTTGCALVLLTTGLAAGPASAATDCAGAVRGDVNGDGHAEVVVGEPGYARGAGAVHVFYGSTAGLRATPAGTARDDEYVSQDTPGVPGTGEAGDHFGSSAVLADFDGDQCADLAVGAPGENTSRGAVTVLYGSPTGLSTARAASWTHDDLLGAGAGGPKGRFGETLAAGDLDGDGVADLAVGAPFDRVGGSSGGSVVVLRGGAAGLGGAGRTSAVSQATAGVPGTPEDGDGFGTALAVGDFDGDDVDDLAVGVDGENAGAGVVAVLPGRSGVGVGAGPALALGQASPRVPGAAEEGDRFGGALAAGDVTGDGHDDLAVGAPGENGVGPDRRSGAGSVTFLRGSATGITTTGSQGWTQDSPGVQGVAGPDDAFGSALAMGHLDGGPLLDLAVGAPRDAVGSVGRAGSVTVLDGSPAGLTTAESGGTRFHQDVDGLRGVPEPGDAFGWSVAAAPVQTPDLDSLVVGVPGESVGADRDGLVQQLSTFEFGPNPFGSRTLHQGTPGVRGTPADADAFGRAVR